TCCGGCCGGGCATCATCCTCGGACCCCGCGGCGGCGGCCCGCCGCCCGGCGACGGCTTTGAGAGCGCCCCGGTGAAGGAGGTCCTCGACGCCGTCGCCCGGGAATTGGCGACAGCGGAAGCGACGGCAACCGGGAGCAAACCATGAATCGAATAGTCAGGAACTGCTTGTGGTGCTGGTTGCTGCTGACGGTCGTCCCGGCGGATTTCTCCCATCTCCACGCCGGCAAGAATTCCGGCGGAGGCCTTCAGGCCGCTTCGAATACCGACACATTGACGGAGCATCGGGAACAGATGGCCAACGAGTTCCAGCCGCCGGGACTGGTGATGGACCTCCTGGGCGTCCGGCCCGGGCTGGTCATCGGCGAGGTGGGCGCCGGCCGCGGCCGGGTCACGGTCCACCCGGCGGACCGGGTGGGCGACAAGGGAAAAGTTTACGCCAACGACATCAACGCCGCTTCACTCGAATACCTGCAGGCGCGTTGCCGGCGACTGGGCCTGGACAACGTGGAAACCATCCTCAGCCGGACCGACGATGCCTGCTTCCCCAAGGAAGGCCGGACGCTGACCCGCGAGTCCGTGGGCCGGGAGGCCCGGGAAGCCGGCTTCGTCCTGGACGCGGTGATCGAGGACAAGCTCAAAGAGGACAACATCTTCATTCTCCGCCCCGCCGTACCCGACGTCCCTGCGTCGAACGACTCCGCCAAGGTCCACTCCCTCGCCCCCGGCGCGCTGGAGCCCGAAAACGAGAACGAGGCCCGGCTCAACCGACTGCAGCCCCCGGACCGGGTGCTGGACGCCGTGGGCGTGGCGCCGGGCCAGGTGGTTGCCGAGATCGGCGCGGGGCGCGGGCGGTACGCGGTCCAGCTCGCCGCCCGGGTGGGCGTCGAGGGCCGCGTGTACGCCGAGGACATCGATTCCGATGCGCTCAAGTATCTGCGCTCCCGGTGCGAACGCTGGAACATCCGGAATGTCGAGACCGTCCTGGGCGAAGTGAACAACCCGAAACTCCCCCCGGATTCGCTGGATCTTATTTTCATCATTTCATCCTTCCATCACTTCGACGATCCCGTCCCCCTCATACGCAACGCCCGCAAGGCGTTGAAGCATTCGGGGAAATTGGCCCTCGTGGAGTGGGCGCCGCGTCCGGACCGCGAGTACCTGACCCCCGAGCAGATGGCCGCAACGATGAAGCGGGCCGGCTTTGCGCTGGTGCGCACCGAGACGTTCCTGCTGTCCAACGGGCTGTACATCTACCTGTTCCGCCCGGACGGCGGCGATCACGACCCGGG
The Acidobacteriota bacterium DNA segment above includes these coding regions:
- a CDS encoding methyltransferase domain-containing protein, translated to MNRIVRNCLWCWLLLTVVPADFSHLHAGKNSGGGLQAASNTDTLTEHREQMANEFQPPGLVMDLLGVRPGLVIGEVGAGRGRVTVHPADRVGDKGKVYANDINAASLEYLQARCRRLGLDNVETILSRTDDACFPKEGRTLTRESVGREAREAGFVLDAVIEDKLKEDNIFILRPAVPDVPASNDSAKVHSLAPGALEPENENEARLNRLQPPDRVLDAVGVAPGQVVAEIGAGRGRYAVQLAARVGVEGRVYAEDIDSDALKYLRSRCERWNIRNVETVLGEVNNPKLPPDSLDLIFIISSFHHFDDPVPLIRNARKALKHSGKLALVEWAPRPDREYLTPEQMAATMKRAGFALVRTETFLLSNGLYIYLFRPDGGDHDPGQKPTLENAR